A single window of Vibrio sp. SCSIO 43137 DNA harbors:
- the ppc gene encoding phosphoenolpyruvate carboxylase: MNEQYSALKGNVRMLGQLLGNTIKHAHGEEILQKVEVIRQLSKSAERENDTQAREALIKEISTLSDEELNPVARAFNQFLNLTNIAEQYHTISRHCDAHVCEPDAINTLFSKLTGNEISKLDTAQAVRDLNIELVLTAHPTEIARRTMINKLVKINRCLSQLELTDLSAKERAKNERRLEQLIAQSWHSDDMRKERPSPLDEAKWGFAVVENSLWKAVPDFLREFNDRVTDYLGEGLPIDARPVHFSSWMGGDRDGNPFVTHEITHEVLHLSRWKAADLYLQDIQELVSELSMINCTPELRELAGEAHEPYRAILKEIRTLLIDTLDVLDAKINGREVPNKAILTDIDQLWLPLHACYKSLHECGMGVIADGSLLDTLRRVKAFGVHLVRLDIRQESPRHADVLSELTRYLGIGDYNHWSEQDKIAFLVKELGSKRPLLPRDWQPSEQVQEVLDTCRTIAGQSREAFGSYVISMAKTASDVLAVHLILQESGCRFRMDVCPLFETLDDLNNSEAVIKQLLAIDWYRGFIQGHQMVMIGYSDSAKDAGVMSAGWAQYSAMESLVEVCEQAGIELTLFHGRGGTVGRGGAPAHAALLSQPPKSLKGGLRVTEQGEMIRFKLGLPDVAVNSFNLYASAILEANLLPPPEPKQEWRDLMEVLSEVSCESYRNVVRGEPDFVPYFRAATPEQELGKLPLGSRPSKRNPKGGVESLRAIPWIFSWSQNRLVLPAWLGAGESIQYSIDKGHQSLLEEMCREWPFFSTRLGMLEMVYSKANIEISRYYDQRLTDKSLWRLGDKLREQLQSDIKTVLNVENNENLMQSNPWGLESIKLRNVYVLPMNILQAELLYRTRQSETASAELEEALMVTIAGIAAGMRNTG, encoded by the coding sequence ATGAATGAGCAATACTCTGCTTTAAAGGGAAATGTGCGCATGCTGGGCCAACTGCTTGGCAACACCATTAAACACGCACATGGTGAAGAAATTCTGCAAAAGGTTGAGGTAATACGTCAGCTTTCCAAATCAGCGGAAAGAGAGAACGATACTCAGGCCAGAGAAGCTTTAATTAAAGAGATCTCAACCTTATCTGATGAAGAGCTGAACCCGGTTGCGCGGGCATTTAACCAGTTTCTTAATCTGACTAATATCGCTGAGCAATACCACACCATCTCACGCCATTGCGATGCACATGTCTGTGAACCAGACGCCATCAATACACTATTCTCAAAACTTACCGGCAATGAAATAAGCAAGCTGGACACAGCACAAGCGGTAAGGGATCTTAATATCGAACTGGTTCTGACGGCGCACCCGACAGAAATTGCCCGCCGGACCATGATCAATAAACTGGTTAAAATTAACCGCTGCTTATCACAGCTGGAACTGACGGATCTGTCCGCCAAAGAGAGAGCGAAAAACGAGCGCCGTCTGGAGCAGCTTATTGCTCAGTCATGGCACTCAGATGATATGCGTAAAGAGCGCCCTTCTCCGCTGGACGAAGCTAAGTGGGGTTTTGCCGTTGTAGAAAACTCTTTATGGAAAGCAGTACCTGATTTTCTCAGGGAGTTTAATGACAGAGTAACAGACTATCTGGGTGAAGGCCTGCCAATTGATGCCCGCCCGGTTCACTTCTCCTCGTGGATGGGTGGCGACAGAGACGGCAACCCGTTTGTAACCCACGAGATTACTCATGAAGTTCTGCACCTTTCCCGCTGGAAGGCTGCCGACCTCTATCTTCAGGATATTCAGGAGTTGGTCAGCGAACTCTCAATGATCAACTGTACCCCTGAGCTACGCGAACTGGCCGGAGAGGCGCACGAACCTTACCGTGCCATCCTGAAAGAGATCCGTACCCTGCTTATCGATACGCTGGACGTACTGGATGCCAAGATCAATGGCAGGGAAGTACCAAACAAAGCAATCCTGACCGATATCGATCAGTTGTGGCTTCCTCTGCACGCTTGTTATAAGTCTCTGCATGAATGTGGTATGGGTGTCATCGCTGACGGCTCATTGCTGGATACTCTTCGTCGCGTTAAAGCCTTCGGTGTTCACTTAGTGCGTCTGGATATCCGTCAGGAGAGTCCCCGTCATGCTGACGTACTCTCAGAGCTTACCCGCTATCTGGGTATCGGTGACTACAACCACTGGAGCGAACAGGACAAAATTGCCTTCTTAGTGAAAGAACTAGGTTCAAAACGTCCGCTTCTTCCGCGTGACTGGCAACCTTCTGAACAGGTTCAGGAGGTTTTAGACACCTGTAGGACAATTGCCGGTCAATCCCGTGAGGCCTTTGGTTCTTATGTTATCTCTATGGCTAAGACAGCGTCCGATGTTCTGGCAGTACACCTGATACTGCAAGAGTCCGGATGTCGTTTCCGTATGGATGTATGTCCGCTGTTTGAAACCCTTGATGATTTGAATAACTCTGAAGCGGTTATTAAGCAGCTACTGGCTATAGACTGGTACCGCGGCTTTATTCAGGGGCATCAGATGGTGATGATTGGCTACTCTGATTCAGCAAAAGATGCCGGTGTTATGTCGGCAGGCTGGGCTCAGTACAGTGCCATGGAATCTCTGGTTGAAGTGTGTGAACAGGCCGGTATCGAACTGACTCTGTTCCACGGCCGTGGAGGTACTGTTGGCCGTGGTGGTGCTCCTGCTCACGCCGCACTACTGTCTCAGCCACCGAAGAGCCTGAAAGGCGGCCTGCGTGTAACTGAACAGGGTGAAATGATCCGCTTTAAGCTTGGCCTTCCAGACGTGGCGGTAAACAGCTTTAACCTTTACGCCAGTGCTATTCTGGAAGCTAACCTGCTGCCGCCACCGGAGCCAAAACAAGAGTGGCGTGATCTGATGGAAGTGCTTTCTGAGGTTTCCTGTGAGTCATACAGGAATGTGGTACGCGGAGAGCCGGATTTTGTGCCTTACTTCAGGGCAGCAACGCCGGAACAAGAGCTGGGTAAACTTCCTCTTGGTTCCCGTCCGTCAAAACGAAACCCTAAGGGTGGCGTTGAGAGCCTGAGAGCAATCCCGTGGATTTTCTCATGGAGCCAGAACAGACTGGTACTTCCTGCCTGGCTGGGTGCGGGTGAATCCATTCAGTACTCGATTGATAAAGGCCACCAAAGCCTGCTGGAAGAGATGTGCCGTGAATGGCCTTTCTTCTCAACCCGTCTTGGTATGCTTGAAATGGTTTACTCAAAAGCCAACATTGAGATCTCCCGTTACTATGATCAGCGACTGACTGATAAATCTCTGTGGCGCCTTGGCGACAAGCTGAGAGAACAGCTACAGAGCGATATCAAGACCGTTCTGAATGTGGAGAACAACGAGAACCTGATGCAGAGTAACCCGTGGGGACTTGAGTCCATCAAGCTGCGAAATGTCTATGTTCTGCCAATGAATATTCTTCAGGCTGAACTGTTGTACAGAACCCGTCAGTCAGAGACCGCTTCTGCGGAACTGGAAGAAGCACTTATGGTAACTATTGCCGGAATTGCAGCTGGTATGCGCAACACCGGCTAG
- a CDS encoding bifunctional aspartate kinase/homoserine dehydrogenase II, whose translation MSHLRQLHKFGGSSLADPECYRRVVTILSEYSEQDDLIVVSAAGDTTNRLYEWLDALKKDGRIAHELLTELRQFQSGLIEALVTEPQALLQQLNSEMAALGELMAPLTEAQSADVLGHGEVWSARLLTALLNQSSLDAAMLDSRNLLRAERCTQPEVDFSRSRSLIRQELVQHQHRRLVITGFMARNSQEETVLLGRNGSDYSATVIGALSDAARVTIWSDVDGVYSADPRKVNDACLLPLLRLDEASELARLAAPVLHSRTLQPVAQSSMNLDLRCSYQPESGSTRIERVLASGRGAKIITSLDEVLIIELDLGHAHDFARAQEHILNSLARAQLQPLAFNTQPDQGEIQLAYTAEVAGGALEFLQDAAIDGDIRLKEGYSLVAAVGAGVSNNPIHTHGFYQQLKNAPVEFICEAESGLSLAAVLRKTDTCQLVQGIHTQLFQAQKRVGLVLCGKGNIGASWLELFAEQKAGLEKRRGMSFDLIGVVTSRSYCLNYDGLDLATITDRYHDEAIEHGGHEWIEKLSHQQEYDEIIVLDVTASKEISLKYPEIAEKGFHLISANKVAGSASGEFYDRVQNAFSKTGRHWFYNATVGAGLPVNHTVRDLHESGDEVLALSGIFSGTLSWLFQQFDGSVPFSELMELAWQQGLTEPDPRSDLDGSDVMRKLVILARESGLKIEPENVKVESLVPEELKELSLDEFFDQGALLSSILAERLAKAQKEEKVLRYVARLEKNGEATVGIEALNSDHALANLLPCDNIFAIESVWYKDNPLVIRGPGAGRAVTAGAIQSDINRLSALF comes from the coding sequence ATGAGCCACCTTCGTCAGTTACACAAGTTTGGTGGTAGCAGTCTGGCAGACCCGGAATGCTACCGCAGGGTAGTTACCATTCTGTCTGAGTATTCTGAACAAGACGACCTTATCGTAGTTTCAGCCGCAGGCGATACCACCAACCGGCTATATGAGTGGCTGGATGCCCTGAAAAAAGATGGCCGGATAGCCCATGAACTACTTACAGAACTGCGTCAGTTCCAGAGCGGGCTGATTGAGGCGCTGGTTACAGAGCCGCAAGCCTTGTTGCAACAGCTTAACAGTGAGATGGCAGCACTCGGTGAACTGATGGCGCCATTAACGGAGGCTCAGTCTGCCGATGTTCTTGGTCATGGTGAAGTGTGGTCGGCACGTCTTTTAACGGCTCTGTTAAATCAGAGTAGTCTCGATGCCGCCATGCTTGATTCAAGAAACTTACTGCGTGCAGAGCGGTGTACACAGCCGGAAGTCGATTTTTCCCGTTCACGTTCTCTTATCAGGCAGGAGTTGGTTCAGCACCAGCACAGAAGGCTGGTCATCACCGGTTTTATGGCGCGAAACTCACAAGAGGAGACCGTGCTACTGGGAAGAAACGGCTCAGATTACTCAGCTACGGTTATCGGAGCCTTGTCGGATGCGGCAAGAGTGACAATCTGGAGTGATGTTGACGGAGTTTATAGTGCTGACCCGCGTAAGGTGAACGACGCCTGTCTGTTGCCGCTGTTGCGTCTTGATGAAGCCAGTGAACTGGCAAGACTGGCAGCACCTGTACTGCATAGCAGAACACTTCAGCCCGTTGCCCAGAGTTCAATGAACCTTGACCTGAGATGCAGTTATCAGCCTGAGTCTGGTTCAACCCGCATTGAACGGGTTCTGGCATCAGGGAGAGGGGCGAAGATCATCACTTCTCTGGATGAAGTACTTATTATCGAGCTGGATCTTGGTCATGCTCATGATTTTGCAAGGGCGCAGGAGCATATATTGAATAGCCTTGCCCGGGCACAGCTTCAGCCTCTTGCCTTTAATACTCAGCCGGATCAGGGGGAAATTCAGCTTGCCTATACTGCAGAAGTGGCTGGCGGGGCGTTGGAATTTTTGCAGGATGCCGCTATTGACGGTGATATTCGCCTTAAAGAGGGCTACTCCCTTGTTGCAGCAGTGGGAGCCGGTGTCAGTAATAACCCGATCCATACCCACGGTTTCTATCAGCAACTGAAGAATGCACCTGTAGAGTTTATCTGTGAGGCGGAGTCCGGACTGAGCCTTGCCGCTGTATTAAGAAAAACCGATACCTGTCAACTGGTTCAGGGAATTCATACACAGCTGTTTCAGGCGCAAAAACGTGTGGGGCTGGTATTGTGCGGTAAAGGCAATATCGGTGCCAGCTGGCTGGAACTGTTTGCAGAGCAGAAAGCCGGACTGGAAAAACGTCGCGGAATGAGTTTTGACCTGATAGGGGTTGTTACCAGCCGCTCTTACTGCCTCAACTACGACGGTTTAGATCTCGCTACAATTACAGACCGGTATCATGATGAGGCGATTGAACACGGTGGCCATGAGTGGATAGAGAAGCTCTCCCATCAGCAGGAATACGATGAAATTATTGTATTGGATGTCACGGCCAGTAAAGAGATTTCACTGAAATATCCCGAGATAGCAGAAAAAGGTTTTCACCTTATCTCTGCCAATAAGGTTGCCGGCTCAGCCTCCGGTGAGTTTTATGACAGAGTTCAGAACGCCTTTAGCAAAACCGGCAGGCACTGGTTCTACAACGCAACTGTAGGAGCAGGGTTACCGGTAAACCATACCGTAAGAGATCTACATGAGAGTGGTGATGAGGTTCTGGCTTTATCGGGTATATTCTCCGGCACTCTTTCATGGCTGTTCCAGCAGTTTGACGGCAGTGTGCCTTTCAGTGAACTAATGGAACTGGCTTGGCAGCAGGGGCTGACAGAGCCGGATCCCCGCTCTGATCTTGATGGCTCTGATGTGATGAGAAAGCTGGTAATTCTGGCGCGTGAGTCAGGCCTTAAGATTGAGCCGGAGAACGTAAAAGTTGAATCACTGGTGCCTGAGGAGCTCAAAGAGCTCTCTCTGGATGAGTTCTTTGATCAGGGAGCTTTACTGAGCTCGATTCTGGCTGAACGTCTGGCGAAAGCACAGAAAGAGGAGAAGGTACTGCGTTACGTTGCCCGGCTGGAGAAGAATGGAGAGGCGACGGTAGGAATTGAAGCGCTGAACAGTGACCATGCATTGGCGAATCTGCTGCCGTGTGACAACATTTTCGCTATTGAAAGTGTCTGGTATAAGGACAATCCTCTGGTTATTCGCGGACCGGGCGCCGGAAGGGCAGTGACTGCCGGAGCGATTCAGTCAGACATCAACAGGCTTTCTGCCCTGTTCTGA
- the metF gene encoding methylenetetrahydrofolate reductase: protein MSYTHASYLDALNQNIAELGNINVSFEFFPPSSEKMEETLWNSVHRLKTLQPKFVSVTYGANSGERDRTHSIIKEIKDQTGLVAAPHLTCIDASREELIDIADDYWQNGIKNIVALRGDIPPGGGKPEMYASDLVMLLKKQHDFDISVAAFPEVHPEAKSAQADLLNLKRKVDAGANRAITQFFFDVESYLRFRDRCVSAGIDVEIVPGILPVSNFKQASRFAQTNQVKIPGWMAQQFEGLDDDPMTRQLLGASQAIDMVRILSREGVKDFHFYTLNRAEMTYALCHTLGVRPS from the coding sequence ATGAGTTACACACATGCCAGCTATCTGGATGCACTGAATCAGAACATTGCAGAGCTAGGAAACATCAACGTCTCTTTTGAGTTTTTCCCTCCGAGCAGTGAGAAGATGGAAGAGACTCTGTGGAACTCAGTTCACCGCCTTAAAACCCTTCAGCCTAAGTTTGTCTCGGTAACCTATGGTGCTAACTCTGGCGAACGTGACCGGACCCATTCCATTATCAAAGAGATAAAAGATCAAACCGGGCTGGTGGCTGCCCCACATCTGACTTGCATTGATGCCAGCAGAGAAGAGCTTATCGATATTGCCGATGACTACTGGCAGAACGGAATTAAGAATATTGTTGCCCTGAGAGGGGATATTCCTCCGGGCGGTGGTAAACCTGAAATGTACGCTTCGGATCTGGTGATGCTGCTTAAAAAACAACATGACTTTGATATCTCTGTAGCGGCTTTTCCTGAAGTACATCCTGAAGCGAAAAGCGCACAGGCAGATCTGCTTAACCTGAAACGAAAAGTGGATGCCGGAGCTAACCGGGCAATCACCCAGTTCTTCTTTGATGTAGAAAGCTATCTGAGATTCAGGGATCGCTGTGTGTCTGCCGGAATTGATGTAGAGATTGTTCCGGGAATACTGCCAGTATCTAACTTTAAACAGGCGTCCCGCTTTGCCCAGACTAATCAGGTAAAAATTCCCGGCTGGATGGCACAGCAGTTTGAGGGTTTAGATGATGATCCTATGACGCGTCAGCTTCTGGGTGCCAGTCAGGCCATTGATATGGTGAGAATACTGAGTAGGGAAGGCGTAAAGGATTTTCACTTCTATACATTGAATCGTGCTGAGATGACTTACGCACTTTGCCATACACTAGGTGTAAGGCCTAGCTAA
- a CDS encoding argininosuccinate synthase, protein MSKVQVKKVVVAYSGGLDTSVIIPWLKENYDCEVVAFVADVGQGAEELDGVEEKAIASGASEVYVADLKEEMVAEYIYPSLKTGAVYEGKYLLGTSMARPIIAKAQVECARKVGADALAHGCTGKGNDQVRFESAFAALAPDLHVIAPWREWDLVSREECLDYLAERNIPCSASLTKIYSRDANAWHISTEGGVLEETWNAPNDDCWAWTNSPEQAPNEAEYVSLKVEKGEITEVDGEKMTPYNALMYLNDKGAKHGIGRIDIVENRLVGMKSRGCYETPGGTIMMEALRSVEQLVLDKSSYEFREELGIKAAHLIYDGRWFTPLCKSILAATEELAQDVNGEVVIKLYKGHATATQKRSENSLYCERFATFGEDDVYDQSHAAGFIRLYSLASRIRTLNSQK, encoded by the coding sequence ATGAGTAAAGTACAAGTTAAAAAAGTAGTCGTAGCATATTCCGGCGGTCTGGATACATCAGTGATCATTCCATGGCTTAAAGAGAACTATGACTGTGAAGTGGTCGCTTTTGTTGCTGATGTCGGTCAGGGTGCAGAAGAGCTGGACGGTGTTGAAGAGAAGGCAATTGCTTCTGGTGCATCAGAAGTTTATGTTGCCGACCTGAAAGAGGAGATGGTTGCTGAGTATATTTATCCGTCACTGAAAACAGGTGCCGTTTATGAAGGTAAATATCTGCTGGGTACCTCAATGGCTCGTCCGATTATCGCCAAGGCTCAGGTAGAGTGCGCACGTAAAGTAGGCGCTGATGCCCTTGCTCACGGTTGTACCGGTAAAGGTAACGATCAGGTTCGTTTTGAGAGTGCTTTCGCAGCTCTTGCACCGGATCTACACGTAATTGCTCCTTGGCGTGAGTGGGATTTGGTCAGCCGTGAAGAGTGTCTGGATTACCTTGCAGAACGTAACATTCCTTGCTCAGCTTCGCTTACTAAGATTTACTCTCGTGATGCTAATGCATGGCATATCTCCACAGAAGGTGGCGTTCTGGAAGAGACATGGAACGCACCAAACGACGATTGCTGGGCATGGACAAACAGCCCGGAGCAGGCTCCAAATGAAGCGGAATATGTATCACTGAAAGTGGAAAAAGGTGAAATCACCGAAGTCGATGGTGAGAAAATGACACCATACAATGCGCTTATGTATCTGAACGATAAGGGTGCCAAGCACGGTATCGGCCGTATCGATATCGTAGAAAACCGTCTGGTAGGTATGAAGTCACGTGGCTGTTATGAAACTCCGGGTGGCACCATCATGATGGAAGCTCTACGTTCTGTTGAGCAACTGGTGCTGGATAAGAGCTCATATGAGTTCCGTGAAGAGTTAGGCATTAAAGCTGCGCACCTGATTTATGACGGTCGTTGGTTTACCCCTCTGTGTAAGTCAATTCTTGCAGCCACTGAAGAACTGGCGCAAGATGTCAACGGTGAAGTCGTTATCAAACTGTATAAAGGCCATGCGACAGCAACTCAGAAGCGTTCTGAAAACAGCCTTTACTGTGAACGTTTTGCTACCTTCGGTGAAGATGATGTTTATGACCAGAGCCATGCGGCCGGCTTTATTCGTCTTTACTCACTGGCCAGCAGAATTCGTACACTAAACTCACAAAAATAA
- a CDS encoding PadR family transcriptional regulator, producing the protein MSLPHVILTVLSTRDATGYDITKEFSYSIGYFWKASHQQVYRELNKMAQNELVTCVLQPQEGKPDRKVYSITESGRKALGEWFEQPTTQPTVRDEFSAKLMACAIEPTASFKEQVAALIEESKQLIKHYKEIEANQYANPAQLDKSARLERLTLRRNMVLREAWVSWAEEVQSELVSMG; encoded by the coding sequence ATGTCATTACCACACGTAATCCTAACCGTTCTTAGCACTCGTGATGCTACCGGATACGACATAACTAAAGAGTTTTCTTACAGCATCGGATACTTCTGGAAGGCGAGCCACCAGCAAGTATACAGAGAGCTAAACAAAATGGCTCAAAATGAGCTGGTCACATGCGTACTGCAGCCTCAGGAAGGTAAACCGGATCGTAAGGTTTATTCCATTACTGAAAGTGGCAGAAAAGCGCTTGGTGAGTGGTTTGAACAGCCAACAACCCAACCTACAGTCCGCGATGAGTTCAGTGCCAAGCTGATGGCTTGTGCTATTGAACCAACGGCTTCTTTTAAAGAGCAGGTTGCGGCACTGATCGAAGAGTCTAAGCAACTCATCAAACACTACAAAGAGATCGAGGCGAACCAATATGCTAATCCGGCTCAGTTGGATAAGTCTGCCCGTCTTGAGCGACTAACACTTCGTCGTAACATGGTTTTACGCGAAGCGTGGGTTAGCTGGGCAGAAGAAGTTCAGTCTGAACTGGTAAGTATGGGCTAA
- the argC gene encoding N-acetyl-gamma-glutamyl-phosphate reductase → MLKTTIIGASGYTGAELALLVTKHPDLKLAGLYVSANSADAGKPMAELHGQLSGVVNMSVEPLTDPQAVAKNTDIVFLATAHEVSHDLAATFIDQGCQVFDLSGAFRVQKAGFYPQYYGFEHKYSKLLDKAVYGLAEWNDQQIAQSDLIAVAGCYPTASQLAIKPLLEMNFINTQQWPVINAVSGVSGAGRKASMVNSFCEVSHQPYGLFNHRHQPEIATHLGCDVIFTPHLGNFKRGILATITMKLEDGITLSDVNSAFEKAYQNQPAVRLKYQQIPKIQDVERSPFCDIGWKVENQHIIVVSAIDNLLKGASSHAMQCLNIRNGFEPLTSLL, encoded by the coding sequence ATGTTGAAAACCACGATTATCGGCGCTAGCGGTTATACAGGAGCAGAACTGGCTCTTTTAGTAACAAAACACCCTGATCTCAAGCTAGCAGGTTTGTACGTTTCTGCCAACAGCGCAGATGCAGGCAAACCAATGGCTGAGCTTCACGGCCAGCTGTCTGGTGTCGTGAACATGTCCGTAGAGCCTTTAACTGACCCGCAAGCCGTTGCAAAGAACACTGATATTGTATTTCTGGCTACCGCTCATGAAGTAAGCCATGACTTAGCAGCCACCTTTATTGATCAAGGCTGTCAGGTGTTCGATTTATCTGGTGCGTTCCGGGTACAAAAAGCAGGTTTTTATCCGCAATATTATGGTTTCGAGCATAAGTATTCAAAACTGCTGGATAAGGCGGTTTATGGATTAGCTGAGTGGAATGACCAGCAAATCGCTCAATCGGATCTGATTGCTGTGGCAGGTTGTTATCCGACAGCTTCACAACTGGCTATCAAGCCATTGTTAGAGATGAACTTTATCAACACACAGCAATGGCCTGTGATTAATGCGGTAAGCGGCGTGTCCGGAGCAGGGCGTAAAGCGAGCATGGTAAACAGTTTCTGCGAAGTGAGCCATCAGCCATACGGTCTGTTTAATCACCGTCATCAACCTGAGATCGCGACTCATCTTGGTTGCGATGTGATTTTTACTCCTCATCTGGGCAATTTTAAGCGTGGCATTCTGGCCACCATTACTATGAAGCTGGAAGACGGCATCACTCTCAGTGATGTGAATAGTGCTTTTGAAAAGGCTTATCAAAATCAGCCGGCTGTACGGCTTAAGTATCAGCAAATACCAAAAATTCAGGATGTGGAGCGTAGCCCCTTCTGTGATATCGGCTGGAAGGTAGAAAACCAGCATATCATAGTTGTGTCTGCTATCGACAACCTACTAAAAGGTGCATCGAGTCACGCGATGCAGTGTTTAAACATTCGTAACGGCTTTGAGCCGCTTACATCACTATTGTGA
- the argE gene encoding acetylornithine deacetylase translates to MKIPNFVDVYKELISTSSISSTDASWDEGNSEVIHLLANWLKDLGFSVDVEQVAQGKCNLLAKKGSGEGGLLLAGHTDTVPFDEGRWNFNPHSLTEANNRFYGLGTADMKGFFAFIIEAVKQIDWNNQSKPLYILATCDEETTMLGARHFTDNTEIKPDYCIIGEPTSLVPVRGHKGHVANAVRVTGKSGHSSDPSLGVNAIEIMHEVLFALMQLRDKLIKEYHHPGFAIPSPTLNLGHIHGGDSANRICGCCELHYDVRPLPGISLDSLNNMLRNALKELEAKWPDRISITPLHEPIPGYECQKEHPFITGMETLCESKSETVNYCTEAPFLQQLCPTLVLGPGSIEQAHQPDEYLSFDYIKPTTEIVKKAINNYCF, encoded by the coding sequence ATGAAAATACCTAATTTTGTCGATGTGTATAAAGAGCTGATTTCCACCTCTTCCATCAGCTCAACAGATGCAAGCTGGGACGAAGGAAATAGCGAAGTCATTCACCTTTTAGCTAACTGGCTTAAGGACTTAGGTTTTAGCGTCGATGTTGAACAGGTGGCTCAGGGAAAATGCAATCTGCTGGCAAAGAAGGGCAGCGGCGAAGGAGGCCTGCTACTGGCGGGTCATACGGATACGGTTCCCTTTGATGAAGGACGCTGGAATTTCAATCCTCACTCGCTCACAGAAGCAAATAACCGTTTTTACGGTTTAGGCACAGCCGATATGAAAGGCTTTTTTGCTTTTATTATTGAGGCTGTGAAACAGATAGATTGGAATAATCAGTCAAAACCTCTCTATATACTGGCCACCTGTGATGAAGAGACAACCATGCTGGGTGCCAGACACTTTACCGACAATACTGAGATAAAGCCTGACTACTGTATTATCGGCGAACCCACCAGCCTTGTTCCCGTCCGTGGCCATAAAGGGCATGTAGCGAACGCTGTCCGTGTTACAGGGAAATCTGGCCACTCTTCTGATCCCTCACTTGGTGTCAATGCCATTGAAATTATGCACGAAGTGCTGTTTGCCCTTATGCAGTTAAGGGACAAGTTGATTAAAGAGTACCATCATCCCGGGTTTGCCATACCTTCACCAACACTCAACCTTGGCCATATTCATGGCGGTGACAGCGCCAACCGTATTTGTGGTTGCTGCGAGCTTCATTATGATGTCAGGCCGCTGCCGGGGATCAGCCTCGACAGCCTGAACAACATGCTGAGAAATGCCTTAAAAGAGCTGGAAGCCAAATGGCCGGACAGAATATCCATCACGCCTCTGCATGAACCTATTCCTGGTTATGAATGCCAGAAGGAACATCCGTTTATTACCGGAATGGAAACCCTATGTGAAAGCAAATCAGAAACCGTGAATTACTGTACTGAAGCGCCGTTTCTACAGCAGCTTTGCCCGACACTGGTGTTAGGCCCCGGCTCTATTGAACAGGCTCATCAGCCAGATGAGTACCTCTCATTCGACTATATAAAACCCACCACAGAGATAGTCAAAAAGGCAATTAACAACTACTGTTTCTAA
- the argB gene encoding acetylglutamate kinase translates to MTEQLKPLVIKLGGAALSSTDTLCKLFHAIKEYQRRAKRDLVIVHGGGYLVDDLMKKLQLETVKKNGLRVTPYEQIPEIAGALAGTANKLLQGEAIKSGINAVGLCLGDGAMCSVTELDAELGAVGKAAPGDAKVLQAILNTGALPIISSIGLTHEGQLMNVNADQAAVAVAGTLDAELVLLSDVSGVLDGKGHLLVNLNQQQADALIEGKVITDGMIVKVQAALEAANDLGRPIEVATWRYPEKLAELFSGKSIGTQFLPQ, encoded by the coding sequence ATGACCGAGCAACTAAAACCATTAGTGATTAAGTTAGGCGGCGCAGCACTCTCCAGTACCGACACGCTGTGCAAACTTTTTCACGCAATTAAAGAGTATCAGCGACGAGCCAAGCGAGATTTGGTGATCGTACACGGTGGCGGCTATCTGGTGGATGATCTGATGAAGAAGCTGCAACTGGAAACCGTAAAGAAAAACGGCCTGAGGGTAACGCCTTATGAGCAAATTCCTGAAATCGCAGGTGCTCTGGCGGGAACGGCGAATAAGTTGCTTCAGGGAGAGGCAATTAAGAGTGGTATCAACGCTGTCGGCCTTTGCCTTGGTGATGGTGCTATGTGTTCAGTAACTGAGCTGGATGCTGAACTGGGTGCAGTAGGTAAAGCAGCTCCCGGTGACGCTAAAGTACTTCAGGCGATTCTGAATACCGGTGCTCTGCCAATTATCAGTTCAATCGGTCTGACCCATGAAGGCCAGCTTATGAACGTAAACGCCGATCAGGCGGCTGTAGCGGTAGCCGGAACTCTGGATGCTGAGTTGGTACTGCTATCTGACGTCAGCGGTGTTCTGGACGGAAAAGGCCATCTTCTGGTAAACCTGAATCAGCAACAAGCTGATGCCTTAATAGAGGGGAAAGTGATAACCGACGGGATGATCGTTAAGGTGCAGGCTGCTTTAGAAGCTGCCAATGACCTTGGCCGTCCTATCGAAGTCGCAACATGGCGATACCCTGAAAAATTAGCCGAACTCTTTTCAGGTAAAAGCATAGGTACACAGTTTTTACCTCAGTAA